The Oncorhynchus gorbuscha isolate QuinsamMale2020 ecotype Even-year linkage group LG08, OgorEven_v1.0, whole genome shotgun sequence DNA window GTAGGAAAGGTCACTTATAGGTTTCATGCAACATCATACCAACCATACTGTAGTCAAGAGTTGTACATGTTTTATTGTAAGTAAAGGAGTAAAGCTAGATAACGTTAGTAGAACGTTGGTACAAGGTACCTTCAGATATCTGCATGCGGTTGTCCCCTCCTTTCTGCTTGTCCTCGTCTGAGGAAGTGTTGTCAGAAGAGTGGCACTTCCTCTTCATAGCGATGGGAATGTTACAGCCCTCTAGATATCTGTCAAGAGACACAGGAGACCGCTTAACTTTCTATCTTCATCAAAAACAATAGCCCATGATGTAACTACCATGAAATTGGGTAGCAGTAAGTTTAAATAGCAGCTACGTAGTACCTACCACTCTCCTTCCCACATACAGTAGCTACCCAGAAATACTACCTATAATTATTTTCCCCCATAAAAGACTAAACTAAATGAATAGACAGATGACTGCCTAATGACAAGAGAGATGTtcagcacaggaggctggtgagaggaggaCGGCTAATAATAATGTCAGGAACAGAGcggatggaatggtatcaaacacctggaaaccatgagtttgatgtatttgataccattccactgattccactccagtcattaccacgagcttgtcaaattaaggtgccaccaacctcctgtggcgtACAGATAAATGATGAGCAAGATTAATAAATAAGTGACTAGTTAGAAGCTGACCTGATGACGTTGTCCAGACAGCTGATCTGTTGGTAGGAGTAGACCGCCTGGTCGTTGACGGCCAGCTGCTCCTCCTGTACTGCAGGCCTGCAGTTCTCCAGGTGGGTGGCCCCACTGTCCCTCCAGCTCAGAGGTGCCACGGGGGCTGCAGTGTCCTTGAGACGGACCGCCGCGGGACTCTTCTGGAGGaactctgctagggagagggtAACGGTCAGGACTGGAATGGGCATGAATATGAACATTATGTTTACACCAGACTACACCCATTTAACATCACCCatgtattaaacacacacatatacatctcGCTCAACACATAAACACGCATTCATATCTGTACATCCACACACATCCACTCCCCACTCTACATGATCAAATGCACACACAAGCATATCTCAAAAGGTATTTTTCTTGCAGATTGTAAATATTTCTGTTTTGGTTGTCTTGTGTGACTTACTGCCAGGGTTCTTCTTGGTCTCAGACCTGGCTGAGGAGGATGCTTTGTAGATTTGTTGTTCCTGACTGTTCTGGAGGTGGATTCCTTTACAGATCCCCTGGAATGACCTCTGctggggtggagagaagagacatGCTCACtatcatggagagagagagagagagagagagagagagagagagagagagagagagagagagagagagagagagagagaggagagagagagagagggagaggagagagagggagggagggagggggagggagggagggagggagggagggagggagggagggagggagggagggagggagggagggagggagaaatagactGGGAAAAGTGAGAAATAGACTGGGAAAagtgagagcgagaaagagatagacaggtaaaacagaagTAGAAGGGTACTCACAGGTTTGGCccagctgctctctccctcctcctcgaTGCGTGTCCTGCTTGGGCTGCTACCATTgctgttgatgttgatgtctcTGGTTGAATGTGTGTTGCTCTCGCTGGTCTTTCCCTGGGATGCTGCAAGGTGGTCGTTGCTTCCCACGTACCCACTGGTGCTAGTGCTGTGAACcggctgtagtagcagtctgtgGATCTGCTCAGTGATCTCCTGGACTTCAGAGTCCATGATCTTGGTCTCCATGAGGGCAGGGAGCGGGGCCTCGAACACATCCTCATTCACCGGTCCCCTTCCAGTGGAAACAACCATATTATCATTATTAGCAGTCATTTCTAGAACAATAGACACAGCATAAAAAAGTATTTTTttgccatttaaaaaaatgatgcCAAGATACTGTAACACAAAAAAAGTGCTGAGCAGGGAGAAGTGCCAAGATACTAAAAATGTTCCAAAATAGGAAAACATTGTGCTAGGCAGACACTCACATGCGGACGGTGTGCCTCCCGATGATGAAAGAGACCTTACAGCTCCAGGGATTGACAAAGCTGGACCAGCTGGTGTCGATGATGGCGTACTCTCCGTTCCGTGTGCAGAACCTGATGGAGGAGTGGTCGAACGGCTGGCCAGCATACTGAAGGACtatggataggagagagagaaaagggagtaTAAATGTCACTAAAATATGCTGTAAAGGGacattccatttgttttgtatgcAACCCAGTGATGTAATAATTAAAAGTGTAATAATTGTTCATGTGTTGTTCTAGTTTTACTTACTCCTCTTGTGAATGGCCAACATGCTCTGCCTGTCATTGGGGTGCATGAGAAGAAGGACTGGGGTGCCAATCAGCTCCTGGGGGAGGTAACCAAGGAGAGGAACagccctggaacacacacacaatgacattaTGAATCAGCGTACAGTAGTCCTACctcaggaggttggtggtaccttaattgggaaggacaggctcgtggtaatggctggagtgcaatcagtggaatggtataaaaaaggaccctgggactacacacctccctctgcaactggaccctggacttcctgacgggctgtcaccaggtggtaagggtaggcaacaatacatctgctacgctgatcctcaacactggggacccTCAGGGATGTTAGTCCTCctgtactgcctgttcacccacaacGCGTGACCAAgcacgattccaacaccatcattaagtcagcaaacgacacaacagtggtaggtctgatcaccgacaacaatgagacagcctatagggaggatgtcagagacctggccgtgtggtgccaggataacaacctctccctcaacgtgatcaagacaaaggacatgattgtggactacaggaaaaggagggctgaacacgcccccattcataTCGACGGGGTTaaagtggagtgggtcgagagtttcagttccttggtgttcacatcaccaacaaactatcatggtgcaaacgcaccaagacagtcatgaagagggcatgacaaaaccttttccccctcaggagactgaaaagatttgtcatgtgTCCCCAGATCCTAAAAAAAGTTTTACTGCTGCACcagcgagagcatcctgaccagttacatcaccgcctggtatggcaactgctaggcatctgaccgtaaggcgctatagagggtagtgcgtatggcccaatacatcactggggccaagcttcctgccatcgagGACCTAGTGTATATACTAGACggtggtcaaagactccagccccccaagtcatagactgctctctctgctaccgcacagccatagttctgcctacatgtacaaatgacctcaactaacctgtacccctgcacattgactctgtacctgtcccccctgtttatagcctcgttattgttatgtaatcttattgtgttactttttatttaattttttacttgAGTTAATTTAGCAAAcatttattgaactgcattgttggttaagggcttgtaagtaagcatttcatggtaagatctaaacctgttgtattcggcacttgtgacaaataacatttgatttgaaatacatcaaacacatggtttcaatGTGTTGGATGCCATTCAATTttctctgttccagccattattatgagccgtcctcccctcagcagcctacacTGATTACTAGATCATAATCCCAATACAAACACAGTATCAGAAAAATGTTTGGTGTCTTGCCTCTCGTCCACATCCTGGAACACGCAGCTaggagtgtgtgtggtggtgaagATGCGCTTGTCGCTAGGAATTCTGGGAGCTGTAGGCAAATTAAAACACTGTTAACACCACTGTTCCCACACACCAATCGCATACTATCCACTGTTATACACTATTAAAGATGCAGTTTCAAAAGTATTCAAACAGGCACAACTCAGGTGTTGTGATGGCATTTTGATTGGTCCTTACCCTTGTATCCGGAATGCAACCTTTCAGCCAGTAGGAGGCAGCAGAGCTGGTTCTCAGAATGGACCTTGTCCTGCACCTTCATCAGGAAGGAGGTCATACGGAACGGAGAGTACTGTATGTCCCCCTCACACTCCTTACCTCCACTACAGAACACAGGAGAGAGTGGACAAAGTCAGCAAGTCACTAAAGCAGCAACAAAACCATGAAAATATAGCCTATAGTATGATAATGATTGACGGTTTGTGTCAGTGGATTTCCCTTCTTCAGCAGCTATTTCACAGAGTTCAGCTCTACTACGCTACTTGTGTTTTTACCTGCCTCTTGGGAGCAGAGTTGAGCCGTAGTtttactttaacaacaactatgAATAGTGAGTGTGTGCATCTatacgtgtacgtgtgtgtcagaGAGGAGCGAGAAGAGACCAGCTCGAGACTCAAACTAATTTAAATCTATCCAAAGTGGAAAAAGGGAATGAATAGAAATGCAAAGAGAAGCTGGCACACGGTCATAGCCCTACACACACCTGATCCGACAGAAGAAGGATTTCTCCCGCATGCAATCCGACGGGGAGGACTCTgaaaagagaagaggggaaggggaACATTTTTTAATTCAAAAGAAGCCTCTACTTCATCGGCTTACTGCCGACCCTCGCCTCAGTGTTTCCATGCCTACACTACGCATGTTTCCCAAGCTCTTATTAATCCCTCTGCGTTACCTGGCTTTAGGGACTCTGTCATTGATTTGTATTGTTTAGCATGGCTGACGAGGGTAGGGCGACTAGACTCAAATCCAGTTAAATGTTTTCATGTTTTCCTAGCAACAGTTCAGCGTGTGCTGTTTTAAATGAATTTGTTTTCCGATCATTATAACTACATGGGATTTGCGTGTAAAGAGTTGTGAGTGTCTCAAAAGGGTGCTATAGATTTCAAAATAATGATTCACTATCATTAGGACGGGGGACCACTCGTAAAGCCAGATGTAATGGGTAAACATGCATGTTTTCTTTTTCCACCCTACCTTAAACATTTTTGTGCACACCTTGTGATGTATCTAAAACTGTTTATAGACTGTCTATAAGAGGTTATACGTTAAAGAGGGTGTTAGCTACCTGCTCCGGGGCACATGCTCCAGGAGGGCAGGTGGTAGGGCGTGGTGAAGCTGTAGAAAACACTGACGTCTTGGGGAGTCAGGAACTCCACAAACCTAGCGTCCTTGAAGACACCCCTTTTACAGTTGAGGATAGAGGCAGCCTGGTCTGAGATGTAGACGATCTTCCCCGTGATCAGAGATATCGCTACCGCAAAGTTGTCCTGGAGGAACACACAGGAATACGTATGAGAAAAAcatgcatatacagtacacacacagctgCAAGCGTGGATTATTCCTAATCGCTGGGATATCTGATCTGTTGTTGTTCAGACACTGTATGTCAAATAAGGCCAGAGATGGACACAGGTGTGGGTATGACTATGAGTCACGCTATCAATGTACTTTGGTATTGTTGGGTTCTGTTTGCAACTGCTTTATGTGTTTAAGGTAAAATTGTCTCTTTTTCATGCTTTGAAGGTGTATTCAGAGGAAAAAGGGTTAGTAACTTACATTGTTTTTGAGGGTGTACTCTGAGGTGATGCTGTCTATCTCCTTGATGGTGTAAGAGGATACATCCAGGCCGGATGGCTGAATGCTATTGGTCATAAACAGCTGGTAGTACTCCTCATTggctgaaacacaacaacacaaacccACATTGGTTTCCTATTTGCCTTTTAAGATGCATTAGACAACAACAAACTATAATGTAATGCTAAATACATAATCAAATCACATGTTCAGGCTTACTACCCAGAATGCTTTGCGGTTGAGTTATCTCTTACCTTCCACCTGTTTGACACAGCGCAGGGCGTATTTCAGAGTGTTGAGGGAGCTGGACTTGTTGCCCTTGTTCCTCTTGTCAGCAGGAAGGTGGCGCTTGAGCTCCTTCAGGGTCCTGAGAAGCTCCTTCTGGGTCTTGGCCTTAGCTGACTCCTCACTACTGCAGCCGCTGGTGGAAGGGTTGTCCTGCTCAGAACTCAGCAGGCTGAAAGCATTGGAACTACTGGGAGGAGAGGGGCTGTGGGAGTTAGagctggggagacagacagacagacagacagagattatTAATGACATAAAGTAACATGTTTTCATTGAGAATTGTTTCAAACCACTAGAATTAAATTGTTATAAGCAAAAGTGATACACTAAAAATAGACTCCAAAGCTACTACCATATAGACATATGCAACCATTGATGAATGATTTAATTCCTCAATCGTGGACAATAAGTGGATTTCATGTTTATGACGAAGAGGGTATTTTCCAAAATGTTTTAAATGAAATAGCAAAACAAAGTCCTTGAGTTTAGCATGAAATGAGTGGATCCATTTCTTTGCCCATCTGGTACAATGGCTTGGAGTTTGCTCTACTTTTATTGTGTTCAGGAGAGTACAATGATACAATGGTACATGGATACCAGAGCAGCTCTTAAAAATGATATTTGCCTTTTTGTTTTCCCCATCCACTCTGCAGTTGtctgtgttcctgtctctgtaaCATTCCACTCTTTGTACTCCGTAAAATGTGCCATCTTTGGCAAATGACACCTTGAGTGGAATGTAATAGCTGAACAAAGACTGGCAACCACGCTAACTCCACAGAGGATGCCATGGGAATTCTATGCTGTTTCAATCTCAGGTCAGTCTGACTTTCCTCTGTCTTTGAAAGAGCATAATTACATcacctagtggtcaaacagggaaatggttccaatcgtttttccaccattcatttttgtGTTTCGTTTAGgatcaccctggcgtgatgttttgataaccatgtaaatctctctcagacaaggtgactTATATCAAtatatttactctcagatttgaaaatgctaattagcatcaaagtatgggaaaaatgaatggtggaaaaccGATTACAACCATTTTCTAGTTTGACCacaaggttttatgggtattatgactctgTGGTACTCTATTGTGTCTTTTTGAAGCAAAGACGGGACCATGGCACAGGTAaactggattgtgtgtgtgcgttaatgtgtgtgtgagaatctGTAGTAAGTATGAGccaatgtgtgtttttgtgtcacAGGCATCAGCCTAAAGGCTAAGCAAGAGCGCTAATACATCCAAAAGCTATAAACAGCTGCTGAAGACAGCCAACTCATGAAATATAACTCAGGTGTATTTAAATAGTAGCTCAGAATATAATATAAGCATTTAGAGATCTAATTATATAAAAGAGAGCCACCTAAAGTATCAGCGGTATCTCCTATTGGCATTAACAGAGTGGTCTGGCAAACGGTTGCAACTAATTATAGAGGTAGGTAAATAGAATAAGCTAATTATATAATGATAATAAGAGCAGCTGTAGGCCTCCCCACTGTTGCAGTGGAGCTGACAGGTACATACTGTATTGTCACAGAGTGGAGACAGAAAGCGAAAGACAACTTCACCCTATGACACACAAGTACTGCGACCTCTCAGCAAAAAAATACCTCGATCACTCTTTGCTTTTAACGAGAAGTTCCACACAATCAAGAtgtgctccagtgcctttctctTCAAAGAGTGTTTTCAGGTGTTTTCAGCCCAGCTGCTGAGAAATAAGGAGGGGGCAGAGTGTGTCATTAGGGTGGTGAAGTGGGCACCGCCATCCAATTACAGCCACTCCATTGTCAGCTTCCATAAGTTCTCAATGGGGTCCATTATTACTTTCTACGGGGTTTTCACTTCTCTCTGTGAGGGTCTCACTTCCAATATGTGGTCCATCATTTCCTGTCTATGGAGCAGCCTGCATGGGCACCAtggggagagaaatgagagacaGGGTGCCGCTGTCAGTATCTAGGGCATGTCAGATGTGGACCAGCCTGTGCCAACAGAGGAAGATCGAGGGATGGAGGGACCCTGATACAACATGAAAGACAGCCACCATCTCTAACGGCCTCAGAATGTGCTGCCAGTGAGGCATATTGATGTCAACCTACGTCAAAGGGGGacacagacacaacaacagaggatGATAAAAAGGACATGCATCATCATGTAGCCTTGGATTTAGATGGGATGTTGATGATGTGTGGTGTTGGATCAACTAATAATGTCAACTCTTCCTAGTCTGATGGGCTGCCGGCAAAATAAGACTGGTAAAAAGGTACCCATCTAGAAATGTTGTCTAGTCTAACCCCTCCCATAAACCAACTAAAGCACATCCGCTCACTGACCGCTTGTTGCTCCCAGACGACCCCCCGAGAGCCGAGTCTCTGCTGTTGCCATTGGAGCTACCTGTTGACTCGTTGCCGTGACTCTCGTTTCCATGGCTTCCGTGGATCTCGTTGCCGTGTGACTCGGTCCCGCTGGATCCACTGCTCTTCATGTCCACGTCGTCGTGGAAGGAACGTGAGCAGGCGCTCCTACGGCCAATGTGGGGTGAGGCCGAGGGGTCCTGGCAACTGCTGTCACTGCCTTCTGAGGCTAGACCCAGGCCTGGACCAACCTGGCTATAGCTGCTCCTACAACGAAGCTGGGCTATGGACCTGCACCCTGAGGCCCCCCTAGCCATGGACCTGCACCCTGAGGCCCCCCTAGCCATGGACCTGCACCCTGAGGCCCCCCTAGCCATGGACATGCACCCCGAGGCCCCCCTAGCCATGGACCTGCACCCTGAGGCCCCCCTAGCCATGGAGCTGCAGTCTGGGTCTGAATTATCTGACATTAGAGGAAGGGAGGTGTGGTGTGTTGAGGGTTTAAACCAGAGAAGTGCTGAGTAGAGGATGGAGGAAGCTAAACTTAATCACCCCATTGTCCACAGGATGCCAAAGAGAATGGATGGATGAGCTGCAGTTTtctggaagagaggaagaggagggtcagTTAGCTACACTAGTTGTGACAATTTCTTACAATGTTAAAACCATTTAAGCGCACAATTAAATAAATCCCAGGAACAAATATATAATTTGATACAGTAGAATTCCTCTGAAGCTATCAGACAAGAAACACCTAGCCAAGACCCCCAAAGGTGTCACCTGCCCCTGTCCTCTGCCCTGTAACACAACAGAGCTAGCTAGACATTGGCTATCCCAGTACCTATATCAGTTCTATCTAGACCTCTGGGATCCACCCAAGTGAGGGCCAGGTCAAGGGATGGTCCATCAAAGCGGAACCACCCGACAGTTCTCCTTATTGGGGTAGCCCCCTgccctttctcccccctctggGGAGCTCAGTTGAACCTGTAACTTGTCTAGGCAGGGCTTGAGTCAGGCCAGCTCAGTGTATGAGTCTACTCCACTATCCTTTCAAAGGGACTCCCAGTCCCTGACAGACATGAAACGTGCCAAACCAAGCCATTGTGTCCTGTAAACAGCAGTTGGCACGGCCGCGGTGGAAAATAACTCCTCTGCACTAAGTCCACATGCCTTCACGCAACACACTGTCCTCTCTGTATTTGACCAATTGAATTacggccttgtgtgtgtgtgtgtgtatgtgtgtgtatgtgtgtgtgtgtgtgtgttcccagagTAACGTGGTGACCCAGAGAGAGACTCGCAGGAGGCAGTAGTAAAATGCACTacggactgtctgtctgttattgcAGGGACTGGTTCTAACAGACAGTATGCGAGGTGGCTACTCCTGTTTGTGTATTATTTTGCTCTGTTGAGTAATGGGCACAATGGCAGGTGTGAAGAGGTGGCAGATAACTGGCCGGCTATTAGTAATATTTCAAGTTTTAAGTTTCAATGTTTATTCACCACATGCACACAATACAACAGTGTCCAAGACTAGACTTGACctgtgtccaggaaactggcCCTCAAAGCCAACCCCCCCTGTTAGTGATGTATCACTCTCCTTGCTTTGCCCTGAGTAGCATCATATGAACGACACAAAGCCCCCAATCAGTAATGTAACGACACAATGCCCCCAATCAGTCATGAATGACACAATGTCCCCAATCAGTCATGAACGACACAATGCCCCCAGTCAGTCATGAACAACACAATGCCCCCAATCAGTCATGAATGACACAATGTCCCCAATCAGTCATGAACAACACAATGCCCCCAATCAGTCATGAATGACACAATGTCCCCAATCAGTCATGAACAACACAATGCCCCAATCAGTCATGAACAACACAATGCCCCCAATCAGTCATGAATGACACAATGTCCCCAATCAGTCATGAACAACACAATGCCCCCAGTCAGTCATGAACGACACAATGCCCCCAATCAGTCATGAACGACACAATGCCCCCAATCCGTCATGAACGACACAATGCCCCCAGTCAGTCATGAACGACACAATGCCCCCAATCAGTCATGAACGACACAATGCCCCCAGTCAGTCATGATCGACACTATGCCCCCAATCAGTCATGAATGACACAATGCCCCAGTCAGTCATGAATGACACAATGCCCCCAATCAGTCATGAACGACACAATGCCCCCAGTCAGTCATGAACGACACTATGCCCCCAATCAGTCATGAATGACACAATGCCCCAGTCAGTCATGAATGACACAATGCCCCCAGTCAGTCATGAACGACACAATGCCCCCAGTCAGTCATGAATGACACAATGCCCCCAGTCAGTCATGAATGACACAATGCCCCCAATCAGTCATGAATGACACAATGCCCCAGTCAGTCATGAATGACACAATGCCCCCAATCAGTCATGAACGACACAATGTCCCCAGTCAGTCATGAACGACACAATGCCCCCAATCAGTCATGAACGACACAATGCCCCCAATCAGTCATGAACGACACAATGCCCCCAATCAGTCATGTAACGCATTGGGCTGCTTGCCAATGTCCTCTGGCTGAATCTACCACTGTTACTATAAGGTCATAAACATAATCAGCATAACTTTATGGTGTTGCATTAGTAGTCAATAAAGTAACTTAAACCATAAAGCATTATTGAATTGAACCACGCCGTGCTGGGGACAGGAGACGTGCTGTCATCATGGGACTATTGTAACTTAACGAGGTTGAACGTTTTCAAAACTCAGACTACTGACCCATTTCCTCCACAATATCTTTATTACATTACTTCCTGACTACAGGAGCCTGAAATAGAAGAACATGGAAAGAACAACTACTGGTGTTTTGGGATGACAAAGATAAGCACACTTGTTCTACACTGCTGCTCATTGATAATTGATTAGATACATGACTACCACTACACTGCTGCTCTTTGATTATTGATTAGATACATGACTACCACTACACTGCTGCTCATTGATTATTGATTAGATACATGACTACCACTACACTGCTGCTCATTGATTATTGATTAGATACTGCTGCTCATTGATTATTGATTAGATGACTACCACTACACTGCTGCTCATTGATTATTGATTAGATACATGACTACCACTACACTGCTGCTCATTGATTATTGATTAGATACATGACTACCACTACACTGCTGCTCATTGATTATTGATTAGATACATGACTACCTCTACACTGCTGCTCATTGATAATTGATTAGATACATGACTACCACTACACTGCTGCTCATTGATTATTGATTAGATACATGACTACCACTACACTGCTGCTCATTGATTATTGATTAGATACATGACTACCACTACACTGCTGCTCATTGATTATTGATTAGATACATGACTACCACTACGCTGCTGCTCATTGATTATTAATTGCCATTACCATTAGTACCTATCTATTTTATCTTGCTACTGGTCACTGTTACTCATGTTTAATGTATATATTACCACTTGTATATTACCATAGGCATTTATatattcctgctaccagtcagtcactttccagccctgtttacatattcactgagtgtacaaaaccttaggaacatgacatagactgaccaggtgaatccatatGCCTTTCACAAGCATTTTGGATTAGGAGGTTCATTTTATACATTGTGTATACATAAtattataaataatataaataagtAGGTGAGGTGAGGCCACTGTAGCATTTACATATGTAGTTTAAACACTTCATTTTTATTTCAAAATGTACAAATAATCTAACTTGTTTGTACATGTTAGACATCTTAGTAAGTAGGCTATTATTACTGAAGACTAATTTCGGATGAACAAAAAAAATGAATCCTCCTCCATACCATTGACCTTATGATTGTGTCTCTCTAGCAAAGAAAAATCTCATCAAATTGGAAAATCACACACAGCGATTATTGTTTAGTCGGCTAAAGATGACTAAAAACAGGACACAACACCGGCTCCATGCGGTGGCGATTTTTCATTTAGGCCTAATCGACGTGTTATAAAACAGCGGCGCAAGGCACCCAGCCACTGTCTGGCTTGAAACAATCGAACCAGCCGCCTGATCAGTTAATAATGTTTTGTACCAATGTTTCACTGCCAGAAAACACCGCAATAGACTGCCCTTTCAATACACTAAGCATGTTTTTGAAAGATCTCTGACACATGCAATGATGACTGATCACTCATCCTCACTCAAGCTTGATCATACAGAGGGCAAACATTTGTTATTGTTTTGCATAATTGTTTCTCTGTATTGTTTCTATGACTATGGCACAGGCTGCGTACAGTCCAGCAGTAGACATGTAAGGAGCGTAACTAACAGTCAGTGGGCAGGGCTTACTGTCCCACTATGACCCGCACACTGACAGTCAGTGGGTAGGGCTTACTGTCCCACTATGACCCGCACACTGACAGTCAGTGGGTAGGGCTTACTGTCCCACTATGGCCCGCACACTGACAGTCAGCGGGCAGGGCTTACTGTCCCACTATGACCCGCACACTGACAGTCAGCGGGCAGGGCTTACTGTCCCACTATGACCCGCACACTGACAGTCAGCGGGCAGGGCTTACTGTCCCACTATGACCCGCACACTAACAGTCAGTGGGCAGGGCTTACTGTCCCACTATGACCCGCACACTGACAGTCAGCGGGCAGGGCTTACTGTCCCACTATGACCCGCACACTGACAGTCAGTGGGCAGGGCTTTACTGTCCCACTATGACCCGCACACTGACAGTCAGTGGGCAGGGTTTACTGTCCCACTATGACCCGCACACTGACAGTCATGCAACGCAACTTTCTAACtccttttaaatatatatatttttttgtaaaaccCACCAAGGCCTGTTATAATAAAGATGTATATATGCTCTGACCACTCCCAGAGTTTCGAAGA harbors:
- the LOC124041933 gene encoding period circadian protein homolog 2-like isoform X6, which codes for MSDNSDPDCSSMARGASGCRSMARGASGCMSMARGASGCRSMARGASGCRSMARGASGCRSIAQLRCRSSYSQVGPGLGLASEGSDSSCQDPSASPHIGRRSACSRSFHDDVDMKSSGSSGTESHGNEIHGSHGNESHGNESTGSSNGNSRDSALGGSSGSNKRSNSHSPSPPSSSNAFSLLSSEQDNPSTSGCSSEESAKAKTQKELLRTLKELKRHLPADKRNKGNKSSSLNTLKYALRCVKQVEANEEYYQLFMTNSIQPSGLDVSSYTIKEIDSITSEYTLKNNDNFAVAISLITGKIVYISDQAASILNCKRGVFKDARFVEFLTPQDVSVFYSFTTPYHLPSWSMCPGAESSPSDCMREKSFFCRISGGKECEGDIQYSPFRMTSFLMKVQDKVHSENQLCCLLLAERLHSGYKAPRIPSDKRIFTTTHTPSCVFQDVDERAVPLLGYLPQELIGTPVLLLMHPNDRQSMLAIHKRILQYAGQPFDHSSIRFCTRNGEYAIIDTSWSSFVNPWSCKVSFIIGRHTVRMGPVNEDVFEAPLPALMETKIMDSEVQEITEQIHRLLLQPVHSTSTSGYVGSNDHLAASQGKTSESNTHSTRDININSNGSSPSRTRIEEEGESSWAKPRSFQGICKGIHLQNSQEQQIYKASSSARSETKKNPGKFLQKSPAAVRLKDTAAPVAPLSWRDSGATHLENCRPAVQEEQLAVNDQAVYSYQQISCLDNVIRYLEGCNIPIAMKRKCHSSDNTSSDEDKQKGGDNRMQISEDPALFKAQPGLTAVDDIIAYKKTEATTTASGVVGSSSLAALAVPPCSKTESVVSITSQCSYSSTIVHVGDKKLQPKSEIIEDVSGGGEAVEQVSQTPGPPPSAVSRPSLQREPYKKLGLTKQVLANHTQREQQAFLCRFRELQGVQVFQANCSQYLERQKGQAVPTVRPCRQAEPAARRSGRNKKTKSKRVKQNELSDSSLSHRKRQQQPRPHLLYQGLNQTSWSPSNSSQSTLPPLAYPNIVPAFPLQVYPGVGTMAGTMPTSPENSMPGFGDSQCNQDPQCPAPNIQPSPFSTPMVTPVVALVLPNYVFPQMGSGAPEQQPFYQVETAGYSSQPQPFPLQTSLTFPAQGPFLPQPQPFPLQTSLPFPPQSSSTIQAQFLGQNPLAPQTGFPIPTQPFSSMAMEPPKPSGETTQSRGSTPGSMDGRDQVPSPPVFQSPCSSPLQLNLLQLEETPCSLQRQHSMVVAPSSGDPPGNNNFRDKGRSVVCHAMEKITLQQVSSPGDGNPCDMPDIRLHSDSHSATSGSMGSRSNDCGTSARTSNSGRSNNSRTSGCRKSASGTSTSGVSGNGTVCSSHTRKKIRNYFGSVDSSRNSSQKVKGHSTGCDSGRSSSVMEVRPMEMEQDQHDKGIERLLREDRERLRGMQKSQPCFTGEQQRELVEVYPWMRSGGLPKFMDVKACVCFEEDAPEAAMSEEQPDLDMGDTGTETSEVSPSRKPSEEPLNTDTCPCPSSGLGSS